The Capsicum annuum cultivar UCD-10X-F1 chromosome 3, UCD10Xv1.1, whole genome shotgun sequence genomic sequence TTGCACGAGACTTGGTTATACAAGGGACTCATTACTGCTGTTGAATGACTTCATTTTGGTTTATACATGAGTGATGTGGTTGTATTGCTCAATTTATCTCTCTTGCAGTACTCAATATTATGTTGGGTTGAAGTACCAATCGACTAGTTACGCCTGCAATTTTATTTACTATGATTCAAATGTCTTGTTTCGCGTGAATTTGGGGCAAAGTATGTTAAGATTATTGATAAAAGAAATGGATCTTAGGTTTAAGTCAATCCTAAAAATCTAGGCACCCATAACTGATGTGGGGACTTCAGCACTTATTGAGCTAGTCGCATTAAACTGCATCTGTACTGGAACACAATTATCCGCTTGCTAACTGGCTGTTGCAAGGGGGTTACAAGCCCCAATTTAGTCCCAAGCACAAATCTAGCACGTCAACATCTCAACCACATAATAGGCTGTCGCAAGAGGTTCTTGCCGGTACTGCTGCATATCTTGCAGTACATATAGTCTCGACAGCTCTGGCTGGCTCAAGTTCCTTTTCTTCATGGATCTTAATGTCATTCGGACAATCATTTACTCATTGAAGCTATTAAGTACATCTGATCATTTATGTATTCTCTGGATCAAGTTGATGAGTAAAACATATGAACACAAATTAAGCCGGAAATAAAATGCCATAAATTTGTCATTAAAGCTTAATTTCCGACTAGTTACTTTAACAGGGAGCTTCCTTTTATTCAGAGCATTACTCAGCCAATGCAGGTTACTTCTCTGGTTATAGAAGGGCGGACACTTGATGAAACAAGTACAAACAGTTGTTTGAAAAGGAGGGCAGAACAAAGAATGCTCATATTCTCTCACCAAAAGAAATACAAAAGACAAATTGAAAACTCAACACCTTTCATCGCAGAGCCGAGTTGTTTATTATCTTACACTAAACTAGTTGTAAACAGCATCACCAAAATTGGTTTCATGAAGAATCAGATGCCAAAAATTGTAGTACCCTATAATCCAAGGAAAACAAATTCCTGGATGGCAGGAATTTCGCCAATCTTCTTCAGTGAGTCCTTGCTGGGTTGTTCATCCACCCCAATAGCCATAACAGCTTGCTTTCTAGGAGCAATCCTTCCAACACTCATGAAGCTGACATTCACATTCTCCTCACCCAAGACGCTACCCACTTTTCCAATCATTCCTGGTTGATCAACCTGGCTGCAAAGAATGATACTGCCTTCCAAGCTCACATCCACTTCAAAAGATCCAACTTTTGTCAAATGAGGAACTCCATCCTTCACTCTACCTTCCACTCTAATCTCTCCTGAATCAGAAATAGCACTGGCAAACTTGGATTCCACATTGGCTATCTGAACCTGAATGAACTCAATTGGACTTTCTGGTGAACCATCTAGGAGAATCCGTTCTTCAGATATTTGTAATCCCCTTTGTTTAGCGGTGAAATCTGCATTAACCAAGTTAATGAAAACACTGGAAATAGGCTCAATCATGCCTTTAGTTATCATGGCACGAAGCAATCTTGTGTCAAGATCATCAGGTGCTCTAGCTGAACCATATTTTACTTTCACTGATTTCACTCCACTTCCACCGGCAACAAGCTGGACAGCAAGTCGACCAAGTTTTTCAGCAAGTACGACGAAAGGCTTCAGCTCTGTTAACACCTGCATGAGAGAGGGAGCAAAAAATACATTCAGAtataattttatcaaatcaacGAGCAATTCCACCTTCAAAGAAAATACAGAGGAAAAAGGACGAAGAGCTTCTCTACATATTGGCAAGGACTCGGACTAAAATAACGCAGATCACAGGTTAATCAGAAAAATGAAAGCCATCCTACATGGGCATGATAGTTTAGTTAAAGTACTGCACCAAGCCTTCTGTTTTAGCCCCTCTGAAATATGAACAACAGAGGGTGATAACTGGTAAATATTTAAAGAATGTACCTCAGCAGGAACCATAGGTGCATTGACAGCAGTAGCTGAGAGCTCCCCTTTCAAAGCGCCAACAACTGCTTCAGCGACCTCAATGGCCACACCTTCCTGGACAATCATTCAGAGAGTATTAGTAGATGTGTAGTAGATAtgtgaactggaagaaaatgtgTGTAATGTGCACAAACCTGAGCCTCTGTAGTACTAGCACCAAGATGTGGAGTTGCAGTCACATTCTCATGTTGAATCAACTTGCTATCCTGTGGTGGCGGCTCTTCAGTGAAAACATCAAGTGCAGCCTGTGACAGGATTTATATGTTAGAACAATTAGAGACTGTCAGCGAAGCCTATTCTAGAGTCTAATCCCGCAATGGAGAGGAAGGGTGGGAGATAACTAAGGATGGCTTTTGGACGCTTGATATACCATGAGGCATGAAGAATGAGGGAAATATAGAGATAGCAATAGCTCAACAATCAAttctaaattcatatttttcgAGTGTCTCAAAGATGAAGAACCATGACCTGTGCCACAATGCCTGCATCAAGTGCCCTCACCAACGCTTCTTCATCAATCACGCCCCCACGAGCAACATTCACAATCCGTACACCCTTTTTCATCTTTGCAAAAGTTTCATCATTTAGGATCTTCTTTGTAGCAGGGGTCAGCGGCATGTGAAGTGAGATGAAATCTGCAGAAGCAAGGGCTTCATCAAAGCTCACAAGCTCCACACCAATAGCACGTGCACGGTCAGCAGCGGCATATGGGTCATGGGCAATGACATGCATGCCAAGCCCCTTAGCTCGCCTTGCAACTTCTGATCCAACCTTCCCAAAACCCATAACAGCAAGTGTCTTGCCAACTAGGGATACACCAACATATTTGTTCCGCAACCACTTCCCTGGAAATCACATCATGATGCAAATTTTCAGAGGCATGCCAACAAGGCAGCAAGTATAGTATATCAGGGGAACCCATTACCAGCCATAGGAAACAATATTTCAGACAGCCATTCCAaacaacttactgaggacatgaccctagataggaaggtgtggaggtcgaggataagggtagaaggctagtgttagtgtgtgggttgtagcaagcagTCAGGAGAgttcttgtgtagccgggttagtaatcatAGGACAAtgtacataggtgtctttggtatgtgagtgtatgttactactaggtgggtggcctatttcttatttcttagttcctatttttcttattccgTGTTGCTCTTATTTCCCGTATCTCATATTtctctgatttttattttattatctcttattctttatttcggttatgtcatccatccccttgtttactatcctttatcttgagccgggggtctatcggaaacaacctctctacctcttcggaggtagcggtatggactgcgtacatcttatcctctccagaccccacgCTGTGgaaatacactaggtttgttgttgttgttgttgttgttattccaAACAACTAAACATCGGGGAAAAGAAAATGGCAAATTAAGGACAGTTTGGGTTGAGGGTTCAGTACATTGGGTTATGATCCTAAGAATACTTAAAAGGGAAGAACAGTGTATGCTTAGAAATGATAGCACCATAGGGAAGAACAGTGTATGCTTAGAACTGATAGCACCATAAATAATAAAACCAATTAGTTGTGGATCATCGTTTATGCATCTGTTTTATGACGGCCACAGCTTGCGCCTACCTTGACTAATGCATCCCACAAGAATAGGACAAGTACCGGGTAAGTCTGATAATTAAGACGAGACCAAGTGTTgtaacttgggtttgagcctggaTCTCCAGGCTTTTCCTACCTACTCCTGTGTCTTCattgatgttgttgtttcttCTAAAAACATCAACTATTTCATCAATTCCCGTGCTCATCAAGCACTTCTATTCTTGAATCAAGAAAGTTATAGACCAATCCCACATATAAGCTACTGCTACTCCAACTTGAATTACACACTATCCCAAATCATAAATTCtcctttttataataaatttaattaaaaagctTGTCTTTACCGCAACACTTACTCCCAAAGAATATGTGTAAATATTTCACTTGAATACGAACTAACTCAAATTacaattttttctctttctagGTAATAAAACATTCAAAGCATAGATCTGCGCAGCCTTGCGAAACCACAATGCATAGAATTCATAAGATATTTCTCACATTCAAAAAACAAACCCATTGTGGATTGATTATATTGGCAGGCATGTCATTTGTATTCAAAATCGCGAAGATAAAGAGGCAGATCAAGATTTTTGCAGCACCTCTACAGCTCTACTGACTCCGGCTTAAACTATATACTCCCTTggcttcaatttttatttttttttactttgacacaaagtttaagaaagcatatacataaaatatatcaaaattaagaAAGTAGTACTAAACATGTAAAGTCTAGAGCTCAAATCAAGAAGTTAgcctaaaaaggaaagaaatattctttttaaaactgACAGAAAAAGGAAAGTACAACAAACAAATAGAAACAAACTTATACATACTTACTGGAAAGTCCTTTAAAAATATATCTATAACTAACTTTTGCAACCATATGTTAGAAAAGAAGAAGCGGTTATATCTGGAATTAAAATTTAGATCCGCCTCTAGAAAAAGTTAAATGCGTACCAGCTTTAATAGAAGCATCAGCTTGAGCAACATTCCTCGCCATAGCAGTAAGAAGCGCGATCCCATGTTCAGCAGCTGCAACAGTATTAGCAGTAGGCGCATTAACCACAAGGCATCCATGTTCAGTTGCCGCCGCAAGATCAACATTATCAATCCCAACACCAGCACGTCCCACAACTTTCAACCGTCCACCGGAAGATTCAAAGATCTCACGAGTCACCTTTGTTCCGCTCCGCACAACCAAGGCATCACAGAGTGAGATCTTCGTGCACAGTTCCTCAGGGCTCAAGTTATACGAGCAATCAACGTTAGCGAATTCCTTCAACAGTTTTAGTCCTGCTTCGCCTAGTTTTTCGGCAACGAGAACTGTAGGTTTAGAGTCCATTGATAAAACGATGAAGCGTTGAGAGTGACGGTGGGGCCTACGGCAGAGGG encodes the following:
- the LOC107862602 gene encoding D-3-phosphoglycerate dehydrogenase 3, chloroplastic yields the protein MAASASSTVLFSSKSSRASLSWKNQLSSTSAFTISGFSLCRRPHRHSQRFIVLSMDSKPTVLVAEKLGEAGLKLLKEFANVDCSYNLSPEELCTKISLCDALVVRSGTKVTREIFESSGGRLKVVGRAGVGIDNVDLAAATEHGCLVVNAPTANTVAAAEHGIALLTAMARNVAQADASIKAGKWLRNKYVGVSLVGKTLAVMGFGKVGSEVARRAKGLGMHVIAHDPYAAADRARAIGVELVSFDEALASADFISLHMPLTPATKKILNDETFAKMKKGVRIVNVARGGVIDEEALVRALDAGIVAQAALDVFTEEPPPQDSKLIQHENVTATPHLGASTTEAQEGVAIEVAEAVVGALKGELSATAVNAPMVPAEVLTELKPFVVLAEKLGRLAVQLVAGGSGVKSVKVKYGSARAPDDLDTRLLRAMITKGMIEPISSVFINLVNADFTAKQRGLQISEERILLDGSPESPIEFIQVQIANVESKFASAISDSGEIRVEGRVKDGVPHLTKVGSFEVDVSLEGSIILCSQVDQPGMIGKVGSVLGEENVNVSFMSVGRIAPRKQAVMAIGVDEQPSKDSLKKIGEIPAIQEFVFLGL